Proteins encoded together in one Macadamia integrifolia cultivar HAES 741 chromosome 8, SCU_Mint_v3, whole genome shotgun sequence window:
- the LOC122087443 gene encoding DExH-box ATP-dependent RNA helicase DExH1 isoform X2, protein MSTETEKRVGNLLASSREAAGLDCSYGASSQGAKQSLPAVNVVIPRLGMEANSAKEKTSLELKNKQEKTKASDHLKAMLPFREKLPAYKMKAEFLRAVADNQVLVVSGETGCGKTTQLPQFILEDEISSLRGADCNIMCTQPRRISAISVAARISSERGENLGETVGYQIRVEAKRSVQTRLLFCTTGVLLRQLIQDPNLTGVSHLLVDEIHERGMNEDFLLIILRDLLPRRPDLRLILMSATINADMFSKYFGNAPTIHIPGFTFPVEEVFLEDLLEKTHYSIKSELENFQGNARRRRRQPDSKKDPLTEVFEEVDIDSHYKNYSTSTKQSLEAWSGAQIDLDLVEATIEHICRHEGDGAILVFLTGWDEISKLLDQIRGNNFLGNPNKFLVLPLHGSMPTVNQREIFDRPPNNMRKIVLATNIAESSITIDDVVYVVDCGKAKETSYDALNKLACLLPSWISKASAHQRRGRAGRVQPGVCYRQFPKVIHDAMPQYQLPEILRTPLQELCLHIKTLQLGNIGSFLAKALQPPDPLAVKNAIELLKMIGALDDDEELTPLGRHLCKLPLDPNIGKMLLMGSIFQCLGPALTIASALAHRDPFVLPINRKEEADAAKRSFAGDSCSDHIALLKAFEGWKDAKSYGRERAFCWENFLSPITLQMMEDMRNQFLDLLSDIGFVDKSQGAKVYNRYSDDLEMVCAILCAGLYPNVVQCKRIGKRTAFYTREVGKVDIHPASVNAGLFLFPLPYMVYSEKVKTTSIFIRDSTNISDYALLLFGGNLIPSKTGEGIEMLDGYLHFSASRSVLELIQNLRSKLDKLLQRKIEEPGLDIHAEGKGVVAAVEELLHS, encoded by the exons ATGTCCACAGAAACTGAGAAAAGAGTTGGGAATCTGTTGGCTAGTTCCAGAGAAGCTGCTGGCTTAGATTGTTCTTATGGTGCATCAAGCCAGGGTGCTAAACAATCTTTACCTGCTGTAAATGTTGTTATACCCAGATTAGGAATGGAGGCTAATAGTGCCAAGGAGAAAACTAGTCTTGAACTCAAGAACAAGCAAGAAAAAACGAAG GCAAGTGACCACTTAAAAGCAATGCTTCCATTCAGGGAAAAATTACCAGCTTACAAAATGAAGGCTGAATTTTTGAGAGCTGTTGCTGATAACCAG GTGTTGGTGGTCTCAGGAGAGACAGGTTGTGGCAAAACTACACAGCTGCCCCAGTTTATCCTGGAAGATGAAATATCTTCTCTTCGTGGGGCAGATTGTAACATAATGTGCACTCAGCCCCGTCGTATATCTGCTATTTCTGTTGCAGCTCGGATTTCTTCTGAAAGGGGAGAGAATCTTGGTGAAACAGTTGGGTACCAGATCCGTGTGGAAGCAAAACGCTCAGTTCAAACTAGGCTTCTATTTTGTACCACTGGAGTGTTGCTACGGCAATTG ATTCAAGATCCAAATTTAACTGGTGTTAGTCATTTGCTAGTGGATGAAATTCATGAAAGAGGCATGAATGAggactttcttttaataattttacGTGATCTTCTTCCTCGACGTCCAGATCTCCGTCTTATTCTAATGAGTGCTACTATTAATGCGGATATGTTCTCCAAGTACTTTGGAAATGCTCCAACCATTCATATTCCT GGATTCACTTTTCCTGTAGAGGAGGTGTTTCTAGAAGATTTGCTAGAAAAAACACATTACAGTATCAAGTCTGAGCTCGAAAACTTTCAGGGAAATgcacggagaagaagaagacagccTGATTCAAAAAAAGATCCTTTGACTGAAGTGTTTGAG GAGGTTGATATTGATTCTCACTACAAAAACTACAGCACATCTACAAAACAGTCTCTTGAAGCTTGGTCTGGAGCACAGATTGACCTGGACCTT GTGGAAGCAACAATTGAGCATATCTGTCGCCATGAAGGTGATGGAGCTATTCTCGTCTTCTTGACTGGCTGGGATGAGATATCTAAGCTACTGGACCAAATTAGAGGGAACAACTTTCTGGGAAATCCTAACAAATTTCTAGTTCTTCCACTGCATGGCTCGATGCCTACCGTCAATCAACGTGAAATATTTGACAGACCACCTAATAACATGAG GAAAATTGTGCTAGCGACAAACATTGCTGAGAGTAGCATAACAATAGATGATGTTGTCTATGTTGTAGACTGTGGAAAGGCAAAGGAAACTAGTTATGATGCTCTAAACAAGTTGGCGTGTTTGTTGCCATCATGGATATCAAAAGCTTCAGCACATCAG AGACGAGGGCGTGCAGGTCGTGTGCAGCCTGGTGTCTGTTATAGGCAGTTCCCAAAAGTTATCCATGATGCAATGCCCCAGTATCAGTTGCCTGAAATTCTCCGAACACCGTTGCAAGAACTTTGCCTCCATATCAAAACTTTACAGCTAGGAAATATTGGGTCGTTTCTGGCAAAAGCACTTCAGCCACCAGACCCTCTTGCTGTTAAAAATGCAATTGAGCTTCTCAAAATGATTGGAGCtctagatgatgatgaagaacttACCCCACTTG GTCGTCATCTTTGTAAATTGCCTTTGGATCCAAATATTGGGAAGATGCTTTTGATGGGGTCTATCTTTCAGTGCCTTGGCCCTGCATTAACAATTGCTTCTGCTCTTGCGCATCGTGACCCATTTGTCCTCCCAATAAATAGGAAAGAGGAAGCTGATGCTGCGAAAAGATCCTTTGCTGGTGATTCCTGCAG TGATCACATTGCCCTTCTCAAAGCCTTTGAAGGTTGGAAGGATGCAAAAAGTTACGGGAGAGAAAGGGCATTCTGTTGGGAGAATTTTTTATCACCAATTACCCTTCAGATGATGGAGGACATGAGAAATCAATTTCTGGATCTACTGTCAGACATTGGCTTCGTCGACAAATCCCAGGGAGCTAAG GTGTACAATAGATACAGTGATGATCTGGAGATGGTTTGTGCAATCTTATGTGCTGGGCTCTACCCAAATGTCGTGCAGTGCAAAAGGATAGGAAAGCGTACTGCCTTCTACACTAGAGAAGTAGGTAAAGTTGACATTCACCCAGCATCTGTCAATGCCGGGCTCTTCCTTTTTCCACTCCCATACATGGTTTACAGTGAGAAGGTGAAGACAACCAGCATTTTCATACGGGACTCGACAAATATATCAGATTATGCTCTGCTTCTCTTTGGAGGCAACCTCATTCCAAGCAAAACTGGAGAGGGTATTGAAATGCTCGATGGATATCTTCATTTCTCAGCATCAAGGAGTGTATTGGAATTGATACAG AACTTGAGAAGCAAACTAGACAAGCTTCTCCAGAGGAAAATTGAGGAACCAGGGCTGGACATCCATGCAGAAGGCAAGGGAGTGGTTGCTGCTGTTGAGGAGTTGTTACACAGTTAG
- the LOC122087443 gene encoding DExH-box ATP-dependent RNA helicase DExH1 isoform X1 encodes MSLRCCVSAGCYTFYRNSSLSGSLRGLSFRFHSTLTAMSYRPNYQGGRRGGGAGGGGRGGRRGGGGGGQRGGGGGGQRGGGGGGRGGGRGEQRWWDPVWRAERLRQQAAEVEVFDENEWWSKIEQMKRGGEQEMIIKRNYSREGQQTLSDMAYQLGLYFHAYNKGKTLVVSKVPLPNYRADLDERHGSTQKEIQMSTETEKRVGNLLASSREAAGLDCSYGASSQGAKQSLPAVNVVIPRLGMEANSAKEKTSLELKNKQEKTKASDHLKAMLPFREKLPAYKMKAEFLRAVADNQVLVVSGETGCGKTTQLPQFILEDEISSLRGADCNIMCTQPRRISAISVAARISSERGENLGETVGYQIRVEAKRSVQTRLLFCTTGVLLRQLIQDPNLTGVSHLLVDEIHERGMNEDFLLIILRDLLPRRPDLRLILMSATINADMFSKYFGNAPTIHIPGFTFPVEEVFLEDLLEKTHYSIKSELENFQGNARRRRRQPDSKKDPLTEVFEEVDIDSHYKNYSTSTKQSLEAWSGAQIDLDLVEATIEHICRHEGDGAILVFLTGWDEISKLLDQIRGNNFLGNPNKFLVLPLHGSMPTVNQREIFDRPPNNMRKIVLATNIAESSITIDDVVYVVDCGKAKETSYDALNKLACLLPSWISKASAHQRRGRAGRVQPGVCYRQFPKVIHDAMPQYQLPEILRTPLQELCLHIKTLQLGNIGSFLAKALQPPDPLAVKNAIELLKMIGALDDDEELTPLGRHLCKLPLDPNIGKMLLMGSIFQCLGPALTIASALAHRDPFVLPINRKEEADAAKRSFAGDSCSDHIALLKAFEGWKDAKSYGRERAFCWENFLSPITLQMMEDMRNQFLDLLSDIGFVDKSQGAKVYNRYSDDLEMVCAILCAGLYPNVVQCKRIGKRTAFYTREVGKVDIHPASVNAGLFLFPLPYMVYSEKVKTTSIFIRDSTNISDYALLLFGGNLIPSKTGEGIEMLDGYLHFSASRSVLELIQNLRSKLDKLLQRKIEEPGLDIHAEGKGVVAAVEELLHS; translated from the exons ATGTCCCTGCGCTGCTGCGTAAGCGCCGGATGCTACACTTTTTATAGGAATTCTTCACTCTCAGGTTCCCTCCGAGGGCTTTCGTTTCGGTTTCATAGCACATTAACTGCCATGTCTTACCGTCCTAACTATCAAGGTGGCCGCCGTGGCGGTGGTGCCGGAGGTGGAGGACGGGGTGGCCGAAGAGGAGGAGGTGGCGGTGGCCAAAGAGGAGGCGGCGGCGGTGGACAAAGAGGAGGAGGCGGAGGTGGCCGTGGTGGCGGTCGAGGTGAGCAGCGGTGGTGGGATCCCGTCTGGCGGGCCGAACGTTTGAGACAGCAGGCAGCCGAG GTTGAAGTCTTTGATGAGAATGAGTGGTGGAGTAAGATAGAGCAGATGAAGAGAGGAGGTGAGCAGGAGATGATAATTAAGCGGAACTACAGTCGTGAAGGGCAACAAACTCTATCTGACATGGCTTATCAACTGGGACTTTACTT CCATGCATATAACAAGGGGAAGACACTTGTTGTCAGTAAAGTTCCATTACCAAATTACAGGGCGGATCTTGATGAGCGtcatggatcaactcaaaaaGAG ATTCAAATGTCCACAGAAACTGAGAAAAGAGTTGGGAATCTGTTGGCTAGTTCCAGAGAAGCTGCTGGCTTAGATTGTTCTTATGGTGCATCAAGCCAGGGTGCTAAACAATCTTTACCTGCTGTAAATGTTGTTATACCCAGATTAGGAATGGAGGCTAATAGTGCCAAGGAGAAAACTAGTCTTGAACTCAAGAACAAGCAAGAAAAAACGAAG GCAAGTGACCACTTAAAAGCAATGCTTCCATTCAGGGAAAAATTACCAGCTTACAAAATGAAGGCTGAATTTTTGAGAGCTGTTGCTGATAACCAG GTGTTGGTGGTCTCAGGAGAGACAGGTTGTGGCAAAACTACACAGCTGCCCCAGTTTATCCTGGAAGATGAAATATCTTCTCTTCGTGGGGCAGATTGTAACATAATGTGCACTCAGCCCCGTCGTATATCTGCTATTTCTGTTGCAGCTCGGATTTCTTCTGAAAGGGGAGAGAATCTTGGTGAAACAGTTGGGTACCAGATCCGTGTGGAAGCAAAACGCTCAGTTCAAACTAGGCTTCTATTTTGTACCACTGGAGTGTTGCTACGGCAATTG ATTCAAGATCCAAATTTAACTGGTGTTAGTCATTTGCTAGTGGATGAAATTCATGAAAGAGGCATGAATGAggactttcttttaataattttacGTGATCTTCTTCCTCGACGTCCAGATCTCCGTCTTATTCTAATGAGTGCTACTATTAATGCGGATATGTTCTCCAAGTACTTTGGAAATGCTCCAACCATTCATATTCCT GGATTCACTTTTCCTGTAGAGGAGGTGTTTCTAGAAGATTTGCTAGAAAAAACACATTACAGTATCAAGTCTGAGCTCGAAAACTTTCAGGGAAATgcacggagaagaagaagacagccTGATTCAAAAAAAGATCCTTTGACTGAAGTGTTTGAG GAGGTTGATATTGATTCTCACTACAAAAACTACAGCACATCTACAAAACAGTCTCTTGAAGCTTGGTCTGGAGCACAGATTGACCTGGACCTT GTGGAAGCAACAATTGAGCATATCTGTCGCCATGAAGGTGATGGAGCTATTCTCGTCTTCTTGACTGGCTGGGATGAGATATCTAAGCTACTGGACCAAATTAGAGGGAACAACTTTCTGGGAAATCCTAACAAATTTCTAGTTCTTCCACTGCATGGCTCGATGCCTACCGTCAATCAACGTGAAATATTTGACAGACCACCTAATAACATGAG GAAAATTGTGCTAGCGACAAACATTGCTGAGAGTAGCATAACAATAGATGATGTTGTCTATGTTGTAGACTGTGGAAAGGCAAAGGAAACTAGTTATGATGCTCTAAACAAGTTGGCGTGTTTGTTGCCATCATGGATATCAAAAGCTTCAGCACATCAG AGACGAGGGCGTGCAGGTCGTGTGCAGCCTGGTGTCTGTTATAGGCAGTTCCCAAAAGTTATCCATGATGCAATGCCCCAGTATCAGTTGCCTGAAATTCTCCGAACACCGTTGCAAGAACTTTGCCTCCATATCAAAACTTTACAGCTAGGAAATATTGGGTCGTTTCTGGCAAAAGCACTTCAGCCACCAGACCCTCTTGCTGTTAAAAATGCAATTGAGCTTCTCAAAATGATTGGAGCtctagatgatgatgaagaacttACCCCACTTG GTCGTCATCTTTGTAAATTGCCTTTGGATCCAAATATTGGGAAGATGCTTTTGATGGGGTCTATCTTTCAGTGCCTTGGCCCTGCATTAACAATTGCTTCTGCTCTTGCGCATCGTGACCCATTTGTCCTCCCAATAAATAGGAAAGAGGAAGCTGATGCTGCGAAAAGATCCTTTGCTGGTGATTCCTGCAG TGATCACATTGCCCTTCTCAAAGCCTTTGAAGGTTGGAAGGATGCAAAAAGTTACGGGAGAGAAAGGGCATTCTGTTGGGAGAATTTTTTATCACCAATTACCCTTCAGATGATGGAGGACATGAGAAATCAATTTCTGGATCTACTGTCAGACATTGGCTTCGTCGACAAATCCCAGGGAGCTAAG GTGTACAATAGATACAGTGATGATCTGGAGATGGTTTGTGCAATCTTATGTGCTGGGCTCTACCCAAATGTCGTGCAGTGCAAAAGGATAGGAAAGCGTACTGCCTTCTACACTAGAGAAGTAGGTAAAGTTGACATTCACCCAGCATCTGTCAATGCCGGGCTCTTCCTTTTTCCACTCCCATACATGGTTTACAGTGAGAAGGTGAAGACAACCAGCATTTTCATACGGGACTCGACAAATATATCAGATTATGCTCTGCTTCTCTTTGGAGGCAACCTCATTCCAAGCAAAACTGGAGAGGGTATTGAAATGCTCGATGGATATCTTCATTTCTCAGCATCAAGGAGTGTATTGGAATTGATACAG AACTTGAGAAGCAAACTAGACAAGCTTCTCCAGAGGAAAATTGAGGAACCAGGGCTGGACATCCATGCAGAAGGCAAGGGAGTGGTTGCTGCTGTTGAGGAGTTGTTACACAGTTAG